In a single window of the Cryptococcus tetragattii IND107 chromosome 1, whole genome shotgun sequence genome:
- a CDS encoding pre-mRNA-splicing factor ISY1 → MARNSEKAQSMLYRFREQQAIDMGIGTRQKGDRRPRMASSCTSLREAERWRGDILRDISRKVSKIQDVALTDYQVRDLNDEINQLFREKRAWENQIINLGGANYRRAAGVMTDDEGREVPGTRGYKYFGRAKELPGVKELFTRSTQQATEESARTASFQMFRHQGPDYYGDEDELDKELIDSEDAEAREAWEYQARKLTSSLGISDESLLPRYPISMSSELPDPSVGPTQLQGNERAPPKSGEAVKGTGKSKRKSRGVNDLEEGVQKEQEEAKKSKTDTSFATNNVVEGQNIASETPAAAAQAQAAAFLGVLDAESLKFPTMPSKDEMAKVLLDVRKQALRDEYGVY, encoded by the exons ATGGCTCGAAACTCTGAAAAGGCGCAGTCGATGCTCTACCGCTTTCGGGAGCAGCAAGCCATTGATATGGGCATAGGCACTCGCCAGAAAGGAGACCGGCGCCCTCGAATGGCAAGTAGCTGTACAAGCCTTAGAGAGGctgagagatggagaggagatatATTGAGGGATATTAGTAGGAAGGTCAGCAAGATCCAGGACG TTGCTTTAACGGACTATCAAGTGCGTGACCTGAACGATGAGATCAATCAGCTTTTTCGTGAAAAAAGGGCCTGGGAAAATCAGATCATTAATTTGGGCGGCGCCAATTACAGGAGGGCGGCGGGGGTGATGacggatgatgaagggagagaagtcCCTGGTACGAGAGGATACAA GTATTTTGGTCGAGCCAAAGAACTTCCAGGTGTTAAAGAACTGTTTACCCGCTCTACACAGCAAGCAACTGAGGAATCTGCCCGCACCGCTTCGTTTCAAATGTTCAGACATCAAGGACCTGATTATTATGGTGACGAAGACGAATTGGATAAGGAGCTGATTGATTCAGAAGATGCGGAAGCGCGAGAAG CATGGGAATACCAAGCTCGAAAGTTGACCTCTAGCCTTGGTATTTCTGACGAGTCCCTGCTGCCCCGTTACCCCATTTCGATGTCGTCCGAGCTTCCCGACCCTTCGGTGGGTCCAACGCAGCTTCAAGGAAATGAAAGAGCACCTCCCAAGAGCGGTGAAGCTGTGAAAGGAACGGGGAAGAGTAAGCGTAAATCTAGGGGTGTGAATGatctggaagaaggggttcaaaaggagcaagaggaagccaaaaagtcaaagacAGACACAAGCTTTGCTACCAACAATGTTGTCGAAGGACAGAACATTGCCTCTGAGACaccagctgctgctgcacaAGCGCAAGCTGCAGCTTTCCTTGGTGTGCTTGATGCGGAAAGTCTCAAGTTCCCAACAATGCCCAGTAAAGACGAGATGGCGAAAGTACTTTTGGACGTTAGAAAGCAGGCCCTGAGGGACGAGTACGGAGTATATTGA